AATGATCATTTTGGTGGAAGATTGAGGCATTTTGGGAGTTTATGCCCTGTGGTGGATTAATGAACAGCATGTTGCATTCTTACATCATCTGTCCTCTTCTTACATCATCTGTCCTCATGCTGAACTCTGTGCTTTCATCTTGAGTAACTAAATTAAGAAAGATTTACATGTTGGGTTTCTGTGTAgccatatttgtttattatatcagtGTGTTATAATTTGATATGCATGCAAAGTAATTGTCAAGCtacttttaaaacaataatgTTGTTGTACAGACACATGCTCACTTATTTATTGTTATAGATGAGTCATTTTATTCATGGCATAATATTTACTGCTTAAAATCAAAAGCTTATGCACAAATGGATGCAACATGATTATGGTCAAATTGACacaacatgtaattaatttgatatggGACATTTCTGATGAGGACATTAATTgtaaaagtaaatataaataacattaaatatttaagctTAGAAATTAATTTGTTTTGGCGGATTGCCCgaatataacaaataataataatattgtccatgcaaaaaataatgataataaaaaatgctATTACCTTCAAAATACATTGAGAAAACTTTGTGCAtgctgttggtgtgtgtgtgtgtgtgtgtgtgtgtgtttatttttattttatatatatatatatatatatatatatatatatatatatatatatatatatatatatatatatatatatatatatatacatacacacataataatatgtgataatattttataaataattttgtacACATCCCATTTTAATGTTATTCttgcttattattattactattatttgtaTCTACATATTTCGATTTTAATTGTGTCTGTTGTGCATCATTTATTGCATTGACCTATTTAAGTAGTAAATACCTAGAAAAATATGTAgcctataaaaattaaaaattaaaatacacttttttGTACATGTCTCATTTAGTtgattattattgtgtaattatcAATACATTTCTGCTCATTTGTAATTGTGTCTATGGTGCATTGTAGATTGCAAAGGCATCATTATTGCTTTCAGCATTAAATACAATGCAGTGCAACGTCACAATGAAATGCATTATTCTATGGCCTACAGTAAACCCATAATATCACACATAAAGGATTAATCGATCAAATTAATAGATTGCTCTTGAAAAGGTGGCTGGTTACTTTACACGTTTTTCTCAACACCCTTTAAGCTGCATAACTTGTGCGCTCCTGTCACTCAGTATGAGGCAATATTGCGTAACGAGCGTGCGTTCCTGTCCAGCGCGCGCGTGGAGACGCGTCAGCACATTTTCTCAAAGAAGCCGGTGCGCACGTGGCGCTCTATTGATCTCACAACCAGCGTTTCTTTCCTCGTTGTGTAATTCTGCTTCATCTGATGCGTTAATAAACCCGAGGAGGAGGATACAGTCGTCTCTCTTCACTCTCTCCTTCTTTTGTTCTCCAATCAGAGAGAGAGTTCGGACATGGGCTCATCCCGCAATGACGCCTCCCTCTCCGTGGGTTCATGCTGAGGCTCTTCGAGCGCGTGTCAAGACCGGGCTTGAGGTAAGACTGAATTGGGGGATCCCGTTCCTGCACCTCGCGTTGATAATTAAACCTACAGATTTGATAAGCGTCATTATTGATGCGTAATAGCGCGTGTCTCCTCCCCTCGCCCTAGTGGTCAGTCGGGTTAATGTGTCCTGGGCCATGTAGACTCGGACAGGACAGCGCGCATACATATTTAAAGCGACACAGACACTTTGAGTAAACAGTCGTAAAATAGTTTGGGCTATATTTGTAAATCgatttttccttttgtgtgtgtgtgtgtgtgttatttttaactttatatcACTGATCATGGACCAAGGTAAGACATATTCACATAGAAGGTGTTTTTTCGCAATTGATGCTTGAATGGGATGATGAAACCAGAAGCACAAATGTAAACCTGATGGGGCATTTTTTGGTTCACATGTGCTACTTAGTTTATTATATAGCATATGATGTCATTTTATATTATTCTGTCAATATGGTAGAACAGCAAGAGACTGCTGATAATGAGCTTTTTCAGTTTAATCTTGCGGAGTGTaactttaaatgaatgttttgACTAATTATTTTGCAGTTTATTGTGGATCCATTTAGCAAAATGGCAAttacattgaaatatatatatttataaacatacACGTGGCATTGTTGCATCAcactttttaagtaaattcaacttatggTCATTTTATATCAGCACAGCTAGAAAATCTTTGTTAAATATACTCAGATGTATCAGTTCATTCAACTTTTATTTAGAGTATGTCGCACACATACGATCTGGCAGCTAATAGCGAGTAGTTTCTAGTAACATTTATATCACTGCTTCTTAATTTAATTGGCTCAAAAGACAATAATAGAAGTGcatatggtggtggtgtagtgacctaaagcacataacttgtaatcagaaggttgctggttcgatccccacagccaccaccattgtgtccttgagtaaggcacttaactccaggttgctccggggggaatgtccctgtaataagggcagtgtaagtcgctttggataaaagcatctgccaaatgcataaatgtaaatgtaaatgtcaatgcaTATAAAGCTGCATTTCAGTAATGCATATTCAAATGCGTATGGATAAATGACATGGATTGAACAGGTTGACCACTAATGGAACtctaatcaccctaatggtgacacgAAATACTATTTACACTATAACAACATCGATAATAGTAAAATAGCTCTATATAATCTCTAAAAACTCTTAATAGCAACTAATTAAATGCCCATGTACGTTCTTTTGACCAAAGAAACATGCTTCAATTATTCAAGCGCAAGGActtatgggtattccccacaaTCTCAGTTCTGTACTTGATTGATTGAGTTAGAGATTGTTTTAGTagtacttaaaatcttaattttatggcATTGTAATCTAAAGAAGTTCAAGGAACTCACGATTATTCGATAAAAGCGTGTATCTTTAttttaaaagtgtgtattttaatttttcagtATCGAATAATCGtgagtatttatatatttataaataaatataaataactttatatatgtatatatatatatatatatatatatatatatatatatatatatatatatatataagttatttataaatatatataaatactcacAATTATTCTATTCGATTATTCGATACATTTCAGCTGAAAAAGCAcagtatttttatcaaataatcgAATCGAATAATCGtgagtatttatatatttatattagggctgtcaatcgattacaatttttaataaaattatttacatggtgtcccgattaattaatcgcgattaatcgcatatacaaatatttgctgagaaagcccctataacaataattaaataaataatgatgaaatagtGATACatcgttatctttaaatattaaaaaactatatatatgtgtatataaagttatttataaatataaatactcaCGAGTACGATTATTcaataaaagctatttttatCGAATAATTTAATCGAATAACAGTccatcgagtgttttgaacgcaagaacgtaacgcatgtctgtgttttgggttgttttcttcactgtataaactgtgcatcactcacacagctgaaatttcacttactgccccctggagtaaacaggtggtactacaagctggcAATCTTCCATATTATCGTCcttgggcattgcgattaatgacATTAATGTttaaatcgacagtcctaatttataaagaaatataaataactatatatatatatatatatatatatatatatatatatatatatatatatatatatatatataagttatttatatttctttataaatatagtacatacaataaaatgtaatgatagCAAATAAGATGGCTGAATTTCACAATGTTTACTCAgattcacaaatatatatataataattaccgCATTATCCGTCGACACTACTGGCATAATGAGCTTTATTTTTATCAGTCCATCAGGTTTACAGTTATTTGTCCATACTTATCATTTCAAACTGGCCAAATATTGGCTAATTAATCAGTCTAGTTGATGTATCGGTCTATGACTACTGGTAATTACATATTCACAAggcatgtgatgaccattaacgGTCTGACTACACAAATTCCACATATTATGCTTAATGATGATGATATGAGTTGACATAATGTCATTATGTTAGAAGACAGAGAGTGATACAAGAGAGACATGgaactagcacagctatgtaggGAAGTTTGGTTGCCCGAGAGTCCGAAATAAATATTTTGCCGAATGCAGCAATAgaccaatcagaatgaagtattccagagagacaaaaaacatggataattgttttttgaaaatcacctgcagatatttaaaatgtagtTCTTTCATACATTTCGACCCTtcctgatgtttgtttgttttctttatagAAACCGAGAGGAACACAATGATGGAGTTTTGGAAAGAACACTCCAAGTTCGCAACGGTAGAGGAGATGATGTTAGACTCTAACGCCCAGGAACTGACCCAACACGAGCTGCCAGAGATCCTGTCCATGCTGCCCTGTCTGGCTGGGATTGATATGCTGGAACTTGGTGCTGGAATTGGGTCAGTGTGAATTTTCAGGGTGAAATGTGCTTTAATGGTCCTGAAAATAATGAtccttcatttttatttttacaaaattgtattttttttttcaatttggatGAAATATGACTTATAGATATGAGTGAGACACATTCATTCATCAATATTCTTAGATTTCAGATAGTTCCTCAAAAGAGTTTTTACAACTAAATTAAACTCTTGATGgcactttttctttgtaattagATATATCACATTGTCCCCTTTGAGGAATGATGCATgcaaataaatactgtaattacTGAGAACTATCACAGTTAAACGACGTACAGACGCTTTACATTCAGAGGTCAGTTTATGTGGCAGTCTCTAATAGGTTAGGAGAGAGCTGTTTGGATATTGCATAGTGTCCTTGCCCCATTGTAATCATGACCTTTGCCCTTTTCAGTCGTTACACGCGTCACCTCATTGGCAAGGCCCGTCATGTGACCGCAGTGGACTTCATGGAGAAATTTGTTGAAAAGAACAGACAGGACAATAGTCACCGTGGCAACGCTGAGTTCATTCAAGCTGACGTCACAAAGCTGGAGTTTCCTAAACACAGGTGAGAGACGTGCTCAGCAAAACTGACGaatatttaaatgcaaacaaAGCTATATACAGTACCAACCTTTATGTCACTGTGTTTACAGGTGTTACATACTAGTGTATAAACATGCATCATATCAATATACTCTTCTAGTTTTATTAAACCTCAATGTTTATTTACAtctgttgaataataaaaaaaaaattgtaattaaataaatatatagcttAAGATTAAAGCTGTactatgtaagattcagaaagccttgttattagtgacacctgtggccgttaagtgaactgcagcagctacctgttgctcgcgctcgtgcacacactccatagtgatgcGAGCGAGCATCTGCcgaaacaatgacgtaacgtacaaagagactgaacgtgattcaccggcatcatgctgacagatgaggtagcataattaaaattacacagttataagtgttttactacaaactaaaactacttatcagctaacatagcatactgacaGGGCCAAattaatctatctatctaaatatctatctatctatctgtctgtctatctaaatatctatctatctatctgtctgtctgtctatctgtctgtctgtctgtctgtctgtctgtctgtctgtctgtctatctatctatctatctatctatctatctatctatctatctacctgtctgtctctctgtctgatctatctatctgtctgtctgtctgtctgtctgtctatctatctgtctgtctgtctatctatctaatgtctgtctgtctatctgtccatctgtctgtctgtctgtctgtctatctatctatatatctgtctgtctatctatctatctgtctgtctgtctatctatcatcgtctgtctgtctgtctatctgtctgtctgtctgtctatctatcatcgtctatctgtctgtctgtctatctatctgtctgtctgtctatctgtctgtctgtctgtctatctatctatctatctatctgtatgtctgtctttctgtctatctatctatctatctatctatctatctatctatctatctatctatctatctatctagctatctctgtctgtctgtctgtctgtctgtctatctatctgtctatctatctgtctgtctatctatctgtctgtctgtctgtctgtctatctatctatctctgtctgtctgtctgtctatttgtctgtctgtctctcagatctatctgtctgtctatctatctatctgtctgtctgcctgtctgtctgtctctcagatctatctatctatctgtctgtctgtctgtctgtctctcagatctatctatctgtctgtctgtttgtccgtCCGTccgatctatctatctgcctgtctgtctgcctgtctgtctgcctgtctatctgtctgtctgtttgtccgtccgttcgatctatctatctgcctgtctgtctgcctgtctatctgtctgtcatccagacggacggacggacgtaCGGACGAtgacacacacactatatttaTAACTCATCATTACTATATTGTATAATGTATTTTGCAATATTAAAAATCttataaaaatatgaatgcaaattttaaattgtaaatttgtatttataaacacaaacacacacacacacacacacacacacacacacacacacacacacacacacacaggtaggTAGATAGATTTTTCCCCTTTTTTGGGACTTTCTGGAATGTGTGGATCGTGTGTTTTTGAAAGTAATGATGTCGTCATCTGTTAAACACACGTgttactttacttcctgaacgaGTGTGCACACGAgtccgagttgctttcacattcacgtGAATCGCtctacagttccattgcaaccgatCTCAGACcgcctcctacaggtagtctcagGTTCGGTTCCACGGTCCGCATGACAGTTTCACATTACCAATTATTCATGCGAACCGTGCTCTGTTCCCAACTAAACTGCCCATGTGAAAGCACCCTCAGtcagaagagaatgaaccagCTCCACAACTTTATGATGCAAAATTTCAGTGTTTGCAAATCACACGCACACATTAAATTGCAAATGATACTGTTCAGTCAAGCACATCAGCACCATAACCATCAAACAGTCACGACATATGAAATAGTCATGAATAAAACGGTTTACTCATGTTTTTTTGCAGTCAAGTCCAAAAGGTGAGTTTTCTTGACGTTTGAAATTGTTAAACCCGGCTAAACAGAATCCTGGATTTTCctgtttctatatatatatatatatatgcacacactatatatcatttataaatataaacttgCCCTCCTTGCTTGGTCCAATCAGGCAAGTGACCCAAAATGAGTTTTACATCCCTGTCTTATACTGTCTAAATGTCAAGAACATTTTGATTTTCCATTTCTTGACCCCCTTAAGCAAAATGTttgtcacattcactttcatagcattTGTTTTTCCCatgcatttttgggtggactgtctctttaagaaagacGCTCCATTTAACATGATTGCATTGTATCTTATTTTCCATTCTGTTTTAGTTTTGACCTGATCTTCTCTAATTGGCTGTTGATGTATCTGAGCGATCAGGAGCTTCGGTCATTGGCTGAGAAGATGCTCGGCTGGCTCCGCCCAGGAGGGTACCTGTTCTTCAGAGAGTCTTGCTTCCACCAATCAGGTGAGAGAAAAATGTCCAACATTTGGTTTATGCCTTATTTTGGTTTGgagacaaaataattataaatgtcatttttacattcTAGGTTgtaaagttttattattattattattattattattattatcatcactaCTATAACTAATATTGGCCTTTTGACCCTATCAGGTGACAGCAAGCGAGATTTTAACCCCACCCACTACAGAACTCCCGCCCACTACAATCACCTGATGACATCGGTGGTCCTAGACGAATCAGATAAGATGGGAAAGAAATGTTATGGTTTTGACATGGTGCTCTGCAAAACAGTTCAGACCTACATCAAGGTGAATCATTTGGTCAATAAGTTattattaaaaagtttttttaagtgCTAGTGTAACGGGagtcagctggtagatagctgtgcagtgtgtaaacctcactctcctgacctcaagaggtgcactagcgactggaGCTAGAGGctgcagcctttagcctccttgttagagcacccgcctcccacgccggagacctaggttggagtcctgtacggagcgggtagaacaagagcgtcacacttgtgttttaatgttgttgtataattatgattattgtcttgtgtgtgtgtactactCTGTCTATCTTGTGAGAAGCCAAAGGAAAATGTCCACATCTGTGGATAATAAAGTtcattcaatcaatcaacatCTGATGAGACACTTGCTTTATCTCAGATGAAGAAGAACCAGAACCAGTTGTGTTGGCTGATGCAGAAATCTCGTCGTGATGTGGTGGAGCAGCATCAGGGCAGTTTCACCACCTTCCAGCAGTTCCTGGATAACCAGCAGTACACACGCAGAGGAATCTTACGGTACGAGAAGATGTTCGGCTCTGGATACGTCAGCACAGGAGGACCCAGCACCACCAAGGTCAGAGGTGAAGGGGTTGTAGGGTATAAATCAGTTCTATGTATGCAATTAAAGGATTAGAATACAAGTGCTTTTATATATAGTAGGAGGTTATCATATAGGCCAAGAACAGTGCGActgaaataaaatgattaaataaataatattgaccaaaataagaGCCCATTTCCCACTAATGGCCAAATCAAGTTAGAATGGACTCTCTAGTTTACTTTGAAAGCATTATCTTATTGTGTTAGTGAATCATTAAT
This region of Xyrauchen texanus isolate HMW12.3.18 chromosome 23, RBS_HiC_50CHRs, whole genome shotgun sequence genomic DNA includes:
- the LOC127663378 gene encoding uncharacterized protein LOC127663378 isoform X1, encoding MDQETERNTMMEFWKEHSKFATVEEMMLDSNAQELTQHELPEILSMLPCLAGIDMLELGAGIGRYTRHLIGKARHVTAVDFMEKFVEKNRQDNSHRGNAEFIQADVTKLEFPKHSFDLIFSNWLLMYLSDQELRSLAEKMLGWLRPGGYLFFRESCFHQSGDSKRDFNPTHYRTPAHYNHLMTSVVLDESDKMGKKCYGFDMVLCKTVQTYIKMKKNQNQLCWLMQKSRRDVVEQHQGSFTTFQQFLDNQQYTRRGILRYEKMFGSGYVSTGGPSTTKEFVDMLNLTAGQKVLDVGCGIGGGDFYMAKTFGVEVLGMDLSSNMVEIAMERAVKEKLPLVQFEVSDATKRRFPEATFDVVYSRDTILHISDKRDLFTKFYSWLKPGGKLLISDYCCGEKPWSPVFQEYVNQRGYILYTPQRYGQFLSEVGFTNVKALDRTEQFIQVIKSELQRAEEMKEEFIQEFSKEDYDAIVNGWTEKLQRCETGDQRWGLFYATKD
- the LOC127663378 gene encoding uncharacterized protein LOC127663378 isoform X2, with the translated sequence MMEFWKEHSKFATVEEMMLDSNAQELTQHELPEILSMLPCLAGIDMLELGAGIGRYTRHLIGKARHVTAVDFMEKFVEKNRQDNSHRGNAEFIQADVTKLEFPKHSFDLIFSNWLLMYLSDQELRSLAEKMLGWLRPGGYLFFRESCFHQSGDSKRDFNPTHYRTPAHYNHLMTSVVLDESDKMGKKCYGFDMVLCKTVQTYIKMKKNQNQLCWLMQKSRRDVVEQHQGSFTTFQQFLDNQQYTRRGILRYEKMFGSGYVSTGGPSTTKEFVDMLNLTAGQKVLDVGCGIGGGDFYMAKTFGVEVLGMDLSSNMVEIAMERAVKEKLPLVQFEVSDATKRRFPEATFDVVYSRDTILHISDKRDLFTKFYSWLKPGGKLLISDYCCGEKPWSPVFQEYVNQRGYILYTPQRYGQFLSEVGFTNVKALDRTEQFIQVIKSELQRAEEMKEEFIQEFSKEDYDAIVNGWTEKLQRCETGDQRWGLFYATKD